In the Gymnogyps californianus isolate 813 chromosome 3, ASM1813914v2, whole genome shotgun sequence genome, one interval contains:
- the MCFD2 gene encoding multiple coagulation factor deficiency protein 2, which translates to MMAQRIFRIRLLFCFLAAFFISALAEEHVGESQHANIRLDKNLVQDKDHIMEHLEGVIEKPESEMSPQELQLHYFKMHDYDGNNLLDGLELATAISHVHKEEGGEHTQAMKEEELISLIDDVLRDDDKNNDGYIDYAEFAKSLE; encoded by the exons ATGATGGCCCAAAGGATTTTTAGAATACGtttgctgttctgctttctggCCGCATTCTTCATCTCTGCCCTAGCTGAGGAACACGTAGGAGAGAGTCAACATGCAAATATTCGCCTTGATAAGAACTTGGTACAAGATAAAGA cCACATCATGGAACATTTGGAAGGTGTTATTGAGAAACCAGAATCTGAGATGTCTCCACAAGAGTTGCAGCTTCATTACTTCAAAATGCACGATTATGATGGCAATAATTTGTTAGATGGGTTAGAGCTTGCTACTGCTATATCGCATGTCCACAAAGAG gaAGGTGGTGAGCATACCCAGGCAATGAAAGAAGAAGAGCTGATTAGTCTAATAGATGATGTCTTAAGAGATGATGATAAGAACAATGACGGATACATTGACTATGCAGAATTTGCAAAATCACTGGAATAA